One Alphaproteobacteria bacterium LSUCC0396 genomic region harbors:
- a CDS encoding class I adenylate-forming enzyme family protein, translated as MSRLLHIDQMLAAQARVRPHALGVRDLTKELTFQSWYDRSTRLAAGLLKAGLSKGDRVAILAYNRLEWAEIYVAVAQTGLIAVPVNFRLSAPEISYIFSDCGVAAIIAETDFIDLVETVKPDIQPHLKLALYMGVSGPECWQSYEALIEATSFAPSLNEMEGSDKWCLMYTSGTTGNPKGAIRNHESASLIAMMTCVELGFSQRDKGLLVMPMCHANSLYFFISLLSVGATTTIFSARSFNAGECLDAMEKYKTSFTSLTPTHYIMLLDVPSETRNRKNLLTVSKLMISSATARVETKRAIMDIFPNAGLFELYGSTEAAWVTMLHPDEQLNQLGTVGREVVGAGPIKLLDEQGNEVPDGEPGELYSVSPYNFSGYWNLPEKTAEAFHGHYLTVGDIAVRNSDGFIKLIDRKKNMIITGGENVYPTEVEAVVGAHPAVKDVAVVGCPDSKWGDVVTAAVVLKAGTSLSEAELIEWTKNKIAGFKRPRRIVFITSDEMPRNTTGKIMHRILRDMLAEGVQN; from the coding sequence CGGGTCTTTTGAAAGCTGGACTATCCAAGGGCGACAGGGTTGCAATACTGGCTTATAACCGCCTCGAGTGGGCTGAAATCTATGTGGCTGTGGCGCAGACTGGCTTGATAGCTGTACCAGTTAATTTCCGGTTAAGCGCGCCCGAAATTAGCTATATTTTTTCGGATTGTGGAGTTGCAGCGATAATTGCTGAAACCGATTTCATAGATTTAGTTGAGACAGTAAAGCCTGATATCCAACCTCATTTAAAACTAGCTTTATATATGGGGGTGTCGGGGCCAGAGTGTTGGCAAAGCTATGAAGCTCTAATAGAGGCCACATCTTTTGCGCCGTCATTGAACGAGATGGAAGGATCTGACAAATGGTGTTTGATGTACACCTCTGGCACTACAGGAAACCCAAAGGGTGCAATCCGTAATCACGAGTCTGCGTCCCTTATTGCTATGATGACTTGTGTAGAGCTTGGATTCTCTCAGCGTGACAAAGGGCTTTTGGTTATGCCTATGTGCCATGCAAATTCACTTTACTTTTTTATTAGTCTTCTTAGCGTTGGCGCCACAACTACAATATTCTCTGCCAGAAGTTTCAATGCTGGGGAATGTTTGGATGCGATGGAAAAATATAAAACGAGTTTTACCTCGCTTACGCCCACCCATTACATCATGTTACTTGATGTTCCGTCTGAAACTAGAAATAGAAAAAATTTATTAACTGTCAGCAAATTGATGATTTCATCTGCTACCGCAAGGGTCGAAACGAAAAGAGCAATCATGGATATTTTTCCAAATGCCGGTCTTTTTGAACTCTATGGATCAACCGAGGCTGCTTGGGTGACAATGCTTCACCCTGATGAGCAACTCAATCAATTAGGTACGGTTGGCCGGGAGGTTGTTGGTGCGGGCCCTATAAAGCTTCTTGATGAACAGGGAAATGAAGTGCCAGACGGCGAGCCTGGGGAGTTATATTCCGTCTCTCCCTATAATTTCAGTGGCTATTGGAATTTGCCCGAAAAAACAGCTGAAGCGTTTCATGGGCATTATTTGACGGTTGGTGACATTGCAGTTCGAAATTCTGACGGGTTCATCAAACTGATAGACCGTAAGAAGAATATGATCATCACTGGCGGTGAGAATGTTTACCCAACCGAAGTCGAAGCTGTAGTTGGTGCTCATCCAGCGGTGAAGGACGTGGCGGTCGTTGGTTGTCCAGATTCCAAGTGGGGCGATGTTGTTACCGCGGCGGTGGTTTTGAAAGCTGGCACTAGTTTAAGTGAAGCTGAATTGATTGAGTGGACCAAAAATAAAATTGCTGGTTTCAAAAGGCCACGCCGAATTGTTTTTATAACTTCCGATGAAATGCCTCGAAATACTACCGGGAAAATTATGCACCGTATTCTTCGTGATATGCTCGCTGAAGGCGTCCAAAACTAA